The Heterodontus francisci isolate sHetFra1 chromosome 23, sHetFra1.hap1, whole genome shotgun sequence nucleotide sequence CAACCAAGCAGTGTTATGACTGTTACATTAATGTTCAGAATAGTGTTACAGAATGTGAGGGCCCAGGGACACAATCAACAGTTTGAAGTTTAAAAGGAGCTGAAAGCAATTCAAAATAGAAGGAAGCAATGAGATTAAAAGTGAGTATATTTTTAGCCCATGTTGATACTTCAGTGAAAAATTGTGAGAAAGTACTAATAATCGTGAGTAGATATCACAAGGAGCATTCAACTGTCAATGTGAGGCAGCTACTCCATGAAAGGAGCTACCCTCCAGAGTAAAGTTCAACAAGATCAGCTTTTAAAATTATGTACTTTTTGTCCTAGTGCAAAAACACATAAAAAAGTAAAACACCAATTTCTAGAAATCCAATTTTGTCAGTCAGTGGTGGCCATCACCTATGCTGTGACTGGCTGTCAGttttcctcttccccagtgatcagaTATTTCTGTATTTTTCTCCTTTTCTAAACATCAGTCATATCATGCAAAAGATGTTCTCTAATTTCAATTTTCTCTGCAATCGTATGTACCTAAAAAGTTCTAAGATATAGTTGCCATGACAGTTCCTCACCCATTCTTACTACAAACCCCTTAAAATGTCATACATGAAACAGAGAAGTATCCCCCAAAAAACCTGATGTGCCCAGAAATGTGGTTTAAACAACTCCCTCCCCATTCTATGTCACGAATTCCAACTACACCCTTCCCCAATTAAGGACATTATCTCCTCCACCACCCATAACAGCTCCCCCAGAACTACAATTCTAAGGTATTCCTACAGCATTCTTTGTCAGAGGTACTCCCAGGAACTACTGCATTGTCATAGCCTCCATACCTAAACACACACACAAGGCATCATCCACTGGAATCTGTCCACCTGCTTCCGAGGCAAAAGAATCCTGAGAAGCCACCATTCTCCCACTCCCACCCTCCAGCACCACCTCCCCACATGTGCACACAATCATAAATCCATTTACAGGAACTCTCCTTTCTTTCCCCAATGCCCAGGACCATCATTCCAGAAGTATCCCTGAGCAACATTACCATGGCCCATCCTCTTCTGATCCTTGTGCTTTTCCCATGACCTGTTCAGATAGTCTTTCATCAAGGTCCTGAGGCACAAGGGTAAAGGGACACCATGCCTCATGAAAAGGAAAAGTACAAGCTCCCACATGaagcttgacaaaaaccactgcatctctttccacacctgcaatgtgcctttgcaaagcaggtgtggaaagagatgcagtggtttttgtcgagcttcatcccaagcagctctgtaacacaggagtctgtgctctacgggctgttcccagggacacataccgagataaacatcaactgctgctggaggaccatcaattcggtgaaagacgctctttggtctgcctgaaacttgctggtcttccagcgcaaagagctgtccacAACAGAGTGTTGCaaactggtacattccaaggtccaggactacgtgctgagggacgcactaaagcttggggcagctgccgcaaaggctcaatggggaaagaccgctgtgtaaggtcctcctgccatagtgaactgaggggttggacccatgggaaatccctcgggctgtatacaccaagtatggttttgctgtaaaaatgtacatggcatgtaaaatggaatggaagggttgtaatgcaactcactcctgcattggagaaaactgatttcctttggactttctggaatgtcaacttggtgttgttttgaactattttgtaatttttttttttaaaaaacagaattttatgaataaagtatatttttggaaaaaaaattaacctgaaatgttaaatctgtttctctctccacagatgctgcttaacctgctcagtatttccaacatttctgtttttagttcaaatctccagtatccgcagtattttgtttttgctgtACAATTCCAGTAAGACCTCTTCactcttatactctaatccctttgtaaaCCATTTGGTTTCCAaactgcttgctgtaccagcatgttaactttctgtgattcatatgcaaggacacccaggtgcctctgaataccaatatttcccagtctctcaccatttaaaaacatTATACTTTTCTAATTTTcctttcaaagtggataactttacacttactcacattatattctaccatgttctttcccactcactcaatccctttgcagcctctttgcattctccttacAGTTAACTCTGTATCATCAAActaggatacattacactcagtcccctcatctaagtcattcatatagattgttagCTGAGGCCTaagaactgatccttgcagtatcccactagttacagcctgccaacctgaaaatggcccatttattccaacACTCTGTTTTcagtaaccaatcctcaatccatgcttatattacccccaatcccttgaGCCctgattttgtgtaataacctcttatgtgatactttattgaatgctttttgaaaatccaaatacaccacatccactggcttcctctTATCTATCCTGCTCATTACAAACCTTTATTGTTACATTGCTATGCATCCCGAtgatggagggagagtggggaaACAGTCACAGTTCCTATTCTTGCTTTCAATCCAGTAACCCCTTATGGCAAATTCCAATGTGCAGACATTAGGCTAGAATAGGATCGGTCACAGCTGCAagctccccccaccaccactgcgCCCACTCACCCTACACCCATTAACCATATTCATTGTTTTCGTTTGAATGAAGTTAGTATTGTAAAAATAATAGATGTTATGAAAAAAATGAAAAGGTGCAATTAATGGTTACCAGCTGTGTTTGGAAATATTgtaggaggtttcatcacatgacccaaACTTCCCAAGCCGATGCTCCCACCATTGGTCGCCAGACCCATCCATCCTCGTGACATACTGACCACCTATGCCATCTAGTATGTTAATATACTCATTACCAAAATGGATAAATCTTGACAGTCAGTCAAACACACTTGTTTCCcatatctgatttttttttttctacaCTGGctttatttttctcctgggttcctTGCAGTAGTGTCTGGGGGATAATTCACGGGAGGTTTGGAAATCCTGGTGCCATTTAATGCTGAGCTTCAGATGATTTTTTTTACTTGTTCTTTGGATGTCGTCAACATTATGCCCATCTCTAGTTTCCCTGATTTAATACAACAGAGTAGCTTTCTAGGCCATTCCAGAGGAgagttaagagttaaccatgtcTGGTGCATCACATTCGGGCCCAACTGGATAAGGACGCCAGATTTCCTAAAAGGCGTAATGAACCAATCTGTCAGCTTCATAGTcacttttaatgattttttttgaaAACCAAATTCAAATTTTCCAATTACCATGAGGTTCACcattccctgggtgaagaaatttctcctcatctcagtcctgaatgatttaccctgtatccttagactataacccctggttctggactcccccaccatcgggaacatccttcctgcatctaccctgtcaagtcctgttagaattttatgggtttctatgagatcccccctcactcttctgaactccagcaaatataatcctaaccgactcaatctctcctcatacgtcagtcccgccatcccaggaatcagtctggtaaacctttgctgcactccctctatagcaagaacatccttcctcagataaggagaccaaaactgcacagaatattccaggtgtggcctcaccaaggccctgtataattgcagcaagacatccttgctcctgtactcgaatcctctcgctatgaagcccaacataccatttgccttttttaccacctgttggacctccatgcttaccttcagcaactggtgtacgagaacacccaggtctcgctgcatattctcctctctcagtttatagccagataataatctgccttcctgtttttgctaccaaagtagataacctcacatttatccacattatactgcacctgccatgcatttgcccactcatcttgtccaaatcaccctgaagcctctctgcatcctcctcacaactcaccctcccacccagttttgtgtcatctgcaaatttggagatattacatttagttccctcatctaaaatcattaatatacattgtgaatagctggggtcctagcaccgatcctgcagtactccactagtcactgcctgccattcggaaaaagacccatttatccctactctgtttcctgttgtcaaccaattttctatccatcgcaatacactacccccaatcccatgcgctttaattttacatgctaatctcttatggggcctttgtcaaaagccttctgaccaCTGCATTACTATATTTCCAAATATAAAATAAGCTGTATTCTATAAACTAGTAAATGGATGAGACAAGGTAAGTATCTCAACAATTACATTATGGAACAATAATAGAGCCAGAAATCTTAACTGCAAACTTGTGGAAAGTAATTTTTGATGAGATtgcagaagaaacttcttcacataaagggcgATAAAATGTCTGGAATAATCTTCCAGGTAGCTAGTACCGATGCAGACTTTAGAAACATTCAAAACAAAGATAGATATCAGGGTTGGAGAATTAGAACACTAACGGAAGAAGCTTCAGAGGGCAAATGCCTTTTTTTCACCCTTGACTTATGTTCTTGCATCATTCCCAGCTGTGAATCATGTAACTATTGTTCTGCAATCATGGTGTCACAATTGGATTTGCACATGTGCTTCATTTTGCCACATGAACCCCACAATGTTCATGAATTATTATTGGCTGAGCCATAAATCTATATATTTATTTTCTGGTAAAGATTAAGAAAAATGTTACTCCTGGCTGATGGAATACAAGCGTCATCTCTCACTCTACCTCAAGTTGCATCATATTTCAACATCCTTTTCATAAAACAGGATTAAGGCAACATTCTCTTTCCATCAACAAAATACTCTTTTTTCCCCCCATCTTCATGGTAACCCACCCACTGAGCCAACCACCCCTTCCCACCTCTCCATGGTACTGTTAGTAAAATCTGTTAGAACAACCCAACTCACTTTGTTGGATGGACTTCACTCCTCTCAACATGGTTGCAGCAAAAATGTAGAGGCATCCTTTGTGATCAAACTGTGCCTCGCCCATAAGACTGAATGAAGCTCCCAGGCAGATGGGCATCATGGCAGTGTACTTGAGGATGTGATGGTGCTTACCCAGAAAGAGCTTTGATATGGCTATGGTAAAGAGAGGGGTAGTGCTGGAGATCACTTGTGCAAAGGAGAGCTGTACGCAATTCAATCCCATGTTCCCAAAGGCGATAGTGGCACAGAAGGTCAGACTCAGTAGAAACACTTTGAATTTAGCAGCAGTAGGTAGCCCGGTGACTTCTTTTATTTTCAGGTTGACGAATCCCAACCGGATCAAGGCGTAGTCGATAACAATGGCCGTCAGCATGTGAAGCGCCGACAGCAAGAGGGGGTAACGGAAATTGTAGACGGCGAAGATGCATTTGTTGAGGCTGGTTATAGTGGTCCCCGTAGCGAGTAGGACAGTGACCGCGGCCAGTGTGTGCAACATCTGCCTCTTCTTCTGGGTCGTCCCTGCTGCTTTATCGGATATTGGCGGAGGAAACTCCGGGAATACATCAGTAGTTGTCATGGTAACTCCATCTCGGGCTGAAAAGATAAAGTCGTTGAGTTATCCTTCTGTCCGTGTCCTCTAACACTCCCCGGGTGCTTCTCTGGGTTGGAATTAGACGCAGGATCTCGCTGCTCTCTCGGGATAACAAGTCCTGTACATTTCGGCAGCTTGATCCGTGCTGGTAAATCACCGCCCATTGAACATAACGTTTATGTTAACGTATCAATTATTTTTTAAAAGAACAATTATCgcttctggtggggggggggggggggggtttaaaatgttttaaaaggcGAGAAGGCAGCGATTTCTGAATTCACGGCGCCTTGCTGTAGCCAGATGCTGTCTGTGTTTCTGATGAATCACCGTGCTGCTTCTAACGTCTGTTTATCCCCCTGGCTTCGCTCATTTGTGCCTTCCACAAACTACTTGCAGCCTCGGCTGGTCCAATGAAGAGGTGCGAGGGCAGATCTCCGCAGGATCACCAATCCAGACGTCAGATTTCCAAATTTAGAGTTTGATGATACTGCGACCGCCCTCGGACAGCTTCCAAAATATAAAAAAACCCCAAAACGCGCTGCCAACCGCCATTGCTTTTGAAATTAACTGTGAAGAataacatttttttttttgctttatgaTGACGATCAGCAGGCATCGTATTTAAATTTATGACGGCAAGGTCTTGTAGTAATTCACACGCATGCAAAAAGCCAACCCTCATTAACAGTGCAGACACTGTATCCCTTTCACGTGATATTTTGTAAGGCCCTTTCCTTCCTCAGAAATAAATCGTCAAATGTTGCAACTGTTATGTCGCCTGCCACTGAGCAACATTCATCACAtgcttttgttttatttattcttgTGCAATATAGGAAGTTCTTGGTTCTAGTTAGATTTTTCTAGAAAAAATGTATAAAACATATTGACTCGAACCTCTACTTTTTTGAAATACAATTCACATAAGTCAACGCGGTTAGGATCACAATTTCCTTCTTTGTCTGCTGTTTCATTATCGATGCGTGGTTTACTGATTTTATTCCAGCAGTAGGAACCACTGTTATTTTACTGATATCAGCTTTTCATCACTTGATTTGCAGGAAGGAATTGAGAgttatatatccaaatttgcagatgacaccaagttaGGAAGGCACAGTtagttgtgtagatgggagcaagAAGTTGTACAGGGGCATAGggagactaagtgagtgggcaaaactgtggcagatggagttcaatgtggggaaatgtgaggtttggGTCAGAGAACGAGACACCAGAATATTTCGTTAATGGTGAAAGACTGGGACCTGTGGAGGATCAAAGGGAAGTATTCTAAACATATGAAACATTTAAAACAccacaattagatcacccctcaaccttttaAACTCAAGGAAATTGTCGTTCTATCCATAgttccaaaggaccataggcatctctccgatttgagagagacagttggtgatgcatAGCTTGAAGGTCACCACTCCACAAGCTTGGGGCAAGACGAAgaagcaggcctccatgaactaccacagccagtaggGGGATTGAACCTGCGCTGTTGGCATCTTTTTGCATCACACACTAGCCATCTAGCCAATCTGAGCTAACCAACTCCACACTCAAAGAAATAGAAACCACGTTTATGCAGCTTGGGTTAATAAATTAACCCTTTCAACCTGATATAATACTGATGCATCTATACTCTATCCCCTCCAAGGCCTTTCCTAATGAAGTCTGCACAACTGAAATAAAGTTTTGATATGGGTACCttcacagccttccagactcaacatttatTTCaagaatttcagatcataacctctgccttcATTTTTTTGGACAGCAACTGCTGGTAATTCCAGAATTCCTATTTGCACCTCTTCTCGACCTACATtcagtttctttacttgtcccagtaTTATTCACTTTAACAATAAGAAATAAggtacctgctgagtggttccagcatttcttgtttttattccagatttccagcattcacagtattttgcttttattctctttaACCTTGCACCACCattccctttgtcatttaatctctcccaccttcccctttgttctaaaataaaaacagaaagtgctggaaatactcagtaggtccccTTTGTTCTCCTGCTTCCACATTCCTTGCCtctgtacttacttaaaacctgttgcatctcaaatttctccagttctgacaaaaggtcttcAACCTCAAAGATTGacgctgattctctctccacagctgttgcttgacctggagtatttccagcattttctgtttttatttttaacacaGGTAAATTGAAGGCTAAATAATCCATCTAATAGCTCCTTGTTCTGTACACATACATATTTTAAAATATACTTACTTAATGGGTTAAGGTTTGATATATTTTACATACCTATGTATAAACTGTCCAACACCATCCAAAACAGGCAAAGCCTCACCTTCAGCTTTATCACAAGACTATGCGAGTGAAGCAAGGTTCTTACACCAGGAGCTGTGTCCCCCAACCTAACGCTGCAGCAAATACCCGTTATCCGGCTGCTTTCCTGGATGCTGTTGCCAAGGCCGGACCCGTTGGTATGGACAGGATGACGCAAGCATCATGTGATTTCTCATTTGGACGAGCACATTAACTCGACCGAAACTGACGTTTGCCGAAAGGCATTATGGGCGATGTAGTTCCTCTATGACGTTAGCAATTCCTCTTCCCTTCGCGGTAATATCTTCCTGACTACATTTCCCACAGGGCGCCGCGCCACGCTTGCGCAGTGGGGATGAAGCGAGTGGGGGAATTGAAGATGGCGGCGTCCAGAGTAGTGTCTGATTCAGACTCTGACAGCGTGGCGGAGCTATCCCGCCTTAAAGAGGCCGCCTGGGATATTGGGAATTTCAGATCTCACAAAGCAAGAGGTAGTGAGCGTTTCTGAATATAATTTGTGCCAGTAATAAGaacaaagtgatggaaatactcagtaggtctggcagcatctgtgagctttcatcagaactgatggtaCTAATTTTCTCTATTCTCCAGTCATTTCCATCacgtcctcattagtctttctatcTGTGTAGGATATGCGGAACATCCTCCGCCATTcgacatctcgaatgcattcagcttattaATAGTCTCTTTGTTTGCTGACAatgtctccgaggcatataacatagatgacaaaatgtaacaCCTCAACATTTTTTTCTAAGATTCGAGGTCACACTTAGGAACTGGAAAAAGTAACAGGTTTTAACAAGTGCAGAGGCAGGGAGGAGAGGAAAgcgcaaaaggaaaggtgtgtcatAGGGTGaaaggcgggagagattaaatgaaaaaaggGATGATGTACAAGATAtaagggaatggtaatggggcaagtaaagaaataaaatgaGTTGTCAATGGCAGCAGCATAATTATTACAAACAGCTGTTGCCTGAAAAAAATGAGTGgtggttatgatttgaaattggTGAAGTCagtgttgagcccagaaggctttaaagtgcctaattgaaagatgaggtgttgttgtTTGAGCTTCATTATAACCATGTAAGAGGCCAAGACAGAGAAGTCAGAGTGGGAtggttttttaatttatttttgatCAGCATAGCAGCTAAGCATTCACTGATACTTTGTGTGTTGTCAGATCTTCCAACGTTGCTTTTACT carries:
- the slc35e4 gene encoding solute carrier family 35 member E4 isoform X1, whose product is MVLDSLYIARDGVTMTTTDVFPEFPPPISDKAAGTTQKKRQMLHTLAAVTVLLATGTTITSLNKCIFAVYNFRYPLLLSALHMLTAIVIDYALIRLGFVNLKIKEVTGLPTAAKFKVFLLSLTFCATIAFGNMGLNCVQLSFAQVISSTTPLFTIAISKLFLGKHHHILKYTAMMPICLGASFSLMGEAQFDHKGCLYIFAATMLRGVKSIQQSILLQEEKINSVILLYLMSIPSFCILISAALLLESGAEWEPSIKYDNRLWIFILLSCLGSVLYNLASFCVTTLTSAVTLHVVGNLNMVGNLVISQVLFGSEMTALSYAGIGLTLTGVLMYQNSDLITDYLNSRSKHHEQQNKFKN
- the slc35e4 gene encoding solute carrier family 35 member E4 isoform X2, whose amino-acid sequence is MTTTDVFPEFPPPISDKAAGTTQKKRQMLHTLAAVTVLLATGTTITSLNKCIFAVYNFRYPLLLSALHMLTAIVIDYALIRLGFVNLKIKEVTGLPTAAKFKVFLLSLTFCATIAFGNMGLNCVQLSFAQVISSTTPLFTIAISKLFLGKHHHILKYTAMMPICLGASFSLMGEAQFDHKGCLYIFAATMLRGVKSIQQSILLQEEKINSVILLYLMSIPSFCILISAALLLESGAEWEPSIKYDNRLWIFILLSCLGSVLYNLASFCVTTLTSAVTLHVVGNLNMVGNLVISQVLFGSEMTALSYAGIGLTLTGVLMYQNSDLITDYLNSRSKHHEQQNKFKN